TCACTTCCTCACTGGTTCAGCATTTACCTTATACGTTGGCCGTATCGATTCACTTTCAATTGCGTCACCTCACTAGTGGTAATGACcgcgttctattcactgttgtgtctttgcacttacagttcttttgcactcactcaccgccgaAGCACTCCTCGGGTTTTGCTACTGAAACGACTAACTAACTACTTTTTCGAAAACGCACAGCCTACTtctattattaaataaattaaataattaaatattccTACTGCAACACTTTATTAACATCCACTTAAATCCACCACCAGAAGAGAATGAGTCCACGAAAAATGTTCGCGTCTTCCTCAACCGCCATCGCTCCGCCGAACCTCCGATCCACGAACCCGCACAGTAGCCGTCGATTTAGATATTTTGATAAGGCCGCCTTAAGACGCGTCTACACGTATCTTGTCGATATATACATCTAAACGAAGCTTATCTGATCGATATTTTCTTATCGTAGCGGCCGAGGTCGCTACACTACGTTGGCAACTGGTGCGTGGCCCTCTTCctgggctggctgtcgtaGATCGGCTAAGCCAGATCGTCGACCGTCACCGTTGTTTCACTATAACAACCTGgcttgggttgctgtggggtcGATTCCCGCCTCTACGGCTTGTTACAAACTTCGGGGTTTTATTTCCCGGTTTATTAAACTACTTGCCAATCCAttggttgatgcgtcctctctggaacctccatttgtcgcgcacacgaaaatgtctttcggagcagcagcttaagacaggcacagtacacgccgacttaagcacaataatagaCGCACCAACTGGATCTTGGCAAATaacaattaattaatttatgcaattgaatttatactctaaaaatgctggccgtcgtcgatcagcatatgcTTGTTAGCCATTAACACGTGTCTGCCACCCACTACATGCCCACTGAACTGCCCCGTCAGGCCACGGAATCACTCTTTGAAACGATTGCATCtgcttttgcattttttctcttaaattaaattcacCAATTCTCTTTGTTGTCTCAGTCGCTCCACAATGTCGTTTGTTGGGCTAATTCCATGGAATTTCATTCTTGgaacccccccctcccctcccctcccttcccttccctttcttTTAAGCATCAAAAGTAAAGGATGAATAAATGAACTCCAAGATCTTATAATTATTGTTCATCTCTCATTTATTTATGAAAACATAATAGAAACtcattttgatattttaatcattttttttaagaaataatAACCGTGAAAGAAAAGCATTGTGAAAGAACCGATCAAATACGTGCAAATTTATTTCTTGTAACACGTCTTTTACAATGTGTAATGTGTCAGCCACATAGTGGCTGACGTGGCCCGATCGAAAAAACCCGTCAGCCACTAAGTGGCTGACGTGGCAGACAACGTGTTAAATTGTTAAACCAGaacgcatcgctggcgcgttgcatgaCGTAGCTAGTGAGCATTTATttacctagcaacgctttgtttttaagaacggaacggaacggaacggaacggaacggaacggaacggaacgaacgaacggaacggaacggaacggaacggaacggaacggaacggaacggaacggaacggaacggaacggaacggacggacggacggaacggaacggaacggaacggaacggacgaacggaacggaacggaacggaacggaacgggaacggaacggaacggaacggaacgaacggaacggaacggaacggaacggaacggaacggaacggaacggaaaacaactcggaacggaacggaacggacacggaaagaacggaacggaacggaaggaacggaacggaacggaacacgGAACGGActttgaacggaacggaacggaacggaacggaacggaacggaacaggTCGTTATTTCCGCACGACGTGCACTGTGTAAAGAAAGACctgagaagaaaaagaagtaaaTAATAAGAATTTAGAATCCAACTCATTTCACCTACGAGCACTTTGTAACCCATCGTTTATTTGTTCGactttgttttaaaatagACGACAGGTGATTCACCATTACATAATTCCTTCCTGACGCTTTAACATCTCGTGTAATagagaaaaagtaaaagagaTAAAAACGCAAATCGAGGATGCCATATTATCGAACCTAGCTGGAATAGTTGAATTAGTAGGGCAATTTCGAAGGACAATAAAAaaactcttttttcttttcattactCTCTGGTGCACTAATAAATAAACTGTCAAACCTTCTAATTCTCATTTCTCTGTGACTCAAGTTTCCTAAATTGTCAGAtagatttcgcaaaaaatccTAAGTTAACGTTTGCTGAACACCTGAAAATCGAATGCAGAAGAGACAATAACTGAAACCATGTATTTCGTATAAGTATCACTAATAATCAAATATGTACATATGAATGTaagcacaaagaaaaataaagatttttATAGGATTagcaaaatttaaacatattaaaattttacgtTGACAAATAAAAAGTCTTAATTCAGAATTGTTGTTTGGTTACATGAATCTCCCAcaacaaaacatgaaataataaaaaagtcaAACATATCGAAAAGTATAACGGCAAGTTAAGCAGAAGAGTGTCAGGACTTTTCTGTTTGTCTTCATAATTCGTAAGCTAATCATCTTGATCATCttcgaatttcatttcatcatccAGCATGTCATTAGTGGTATCATTGAAGGCGAGCATATCCTGGGTAGATAAACTGTCATCATTATCAGGACCGTTGTACAGAGAACTCATTTCCCAGTCATCGACATCATCTTGCTCGGATCCAAGACCATAAGctaagcaaaaacaaaaaaaaagtttattacCACACTGCCTGCCTGTCACTACAATAGTTCATGTACAAACTTACCATCAATATATTTTTCGACAGCTTTTGGAACCATggattttatctttttaagATCTGTTTCCGAGTAGTGACCTTTTTCTAAagctaaaataaaacataaaacataactattataatcatcattattatcatcattatgCTTAATTTCTCAATTTCTCGaaacaatttctttttttttctttggcacaactgttgtcggtcaaggcctgcctgtaccagtAAATAGTGTGGCTTCCAGtgacttatttattaccatagcaaaATAGTAAGTCCTACGTACGTGGGCACGAGTCCAttcacggggggggggggggggtgtgagtgtgtgtgtggtgtgtgtgtgtgtgtgtgtgtgtgtgtgtgtgtgtgtgtgtttgtgtgtgtgtgtgtgtgtgtgtgtgtgtgtgtgtgtgtgtgtggtgtgtgtgtgtgtgtgtgtgtgtgtgtgtgtgtgtgtgtgtgtgtgtgtgtgatacaaTTCAATGCGCCTTTAAATCCCACATCAATTCCTCGCGTGCTTTCACACAGACTAAATGAAATGCAGCTTCACAATACAGGGGTTGTGTCTAGCCAATGGAGCATcgtcaaagtgttatcggtcgccataaatacattttcaagCGACGTTAATCCTCCATTGGGCAATGTGATTTCTATTTGGGTCTTATGAATTATTAATCATTTATCTTTGCTCCTCTTTAACATTCGATTATTTTTTGAGTTATTAGCGCTTGAACCTGTTCCTCTACGATCCTATgtgaaaagaatgaaaatgaatgcgGCGGAATAGATCTATGTTCGTGAACATTATTTCGGGCCAATGAAGTAGCACGTCAGAATAGAAACACGTCTCAAATAAGATGAATTGTCAGATCACATCGCAAAGTGTAAACGcctaaaaaatatgttatatGTAATCTCACGaaggattgattttttttatgataattataatgtcagaggtaaaaaaaattgtccaTCAACTTTTCTTAAGTTGAATAAAAGGACCATAACAGCCAaattcaaacagaaaaaagaaaaaaaaaataatgtattgtATTAGTACATGctgtccccgagatacgcCTTTATTAGCAACCGAGAAGAAACCACGTATCTCGAACTTCCTCGTAAGTCTAATCGCTCTAATATAGCCAAAATATAGCTGATTCAATGTAAATTGCATGCAATGAGAAATTCTAgtcattaaattaattatttgttgGGGAGTGACTATCGGTTGAACCAATGAAGAAACCCAATTTACCCGGAAATACCGTTTTTACCAGGGAAAACCCGTGGATGTTTTCCTGAAATTGGAGATACCCGATTTGATTCATCCCTGCCTATGATCATAGATTCCCGAACCAACATACGTTACATTATATATGTAGAATAAGTTACACATAAATAGAataattttatgaataattacCTAATGATAATCCAATACGCTTTAAAATTTGCACATCATCATGAATCTCAAAGGAATCTTCGAATTTGAAGGAATATTCAGATCTGTGAGAAGAtgtatgaagaaaaaaattagtcgAAAATAGTTCCTAAGGTTCGTACATAAATAAAGATGAAACATTCTCCAACTTACTTATCGTTTGAAATGTTGCAATTAATGTTAGATTTTCTATCAGTATTTACGATGATAAATGGCAATTGCACAGCAGAATTAGGATTAGGTATCAGCCCTCGTTCTTCATTTGCTTTGTTGCGTGCAATTAGAGATTTCAAAGCGACATGCTGTTGAACCAGATcaagaagttgttgttgttttatttcaatccGACGACGggctttttcattttctttctctAATTCCTCACATTCCTGTAAAGTGTTACTCGTTGGTAAACCGTGCCAAcgaatttcttttttctccttaGAAATAATTTTCATAGCCATCAATACGTTTAGAGCGTCATAAACACGTCGCctgatatttttttggtcatatGTTCCGGGATCAACTCCTTGATTATGATTTTGAGTTTCCTCTGCGACTAATTCATTGGCTACCTCGTTATAGGTGGTGGTTCCTTTTGCTTTGACCTTTTCACATACCTTCATTGAAAAATGTCGCAAACCTCGTCCCGCTTTATCCGCTTTCTGGCGTCGAGATGCAGGAGTATGGATTTGACTTGCAGATGTTTTTTTACTGTATgagtgctgttgctgttggtggtcTTTATAACTGTGATTCGATTGCAGGGATTTTACTGCGGTTGCACAGGACACCTGAAGGTATGGTGGAGAATCATTCCCACTTTCACTATAACTCTTAGAaatgtttgcaatttttttgACTCCCTTTTCAAGCGGCACTATTTCGCTGATTGTTGTCAgtggtttatttaaaaagatgCAGTTTTGCTGTCGCCATTATACCGCAACGTGGTGCTGAATGGGTTGCTGACTACGGTCAATGATGGTGATTTCGTCATTACTGGAGAAGAGGGAATTCGATTGGAAGCACCTACACTCAATGTTTTAGCAAAAACTGTATTATTTGTATGAACGGCCGTTACGTTGGTTTGTAAAGAACTATTTGTAGGAGGagaaaatgttaaatttcTACTGACAGAATGTGACGAAGAAGACGTCGAGATAACCTTGTactataaagaaaaacaaataactatTATAAGATAACCACATAAAGGAGAAAATGATGTTTCAATTATGGTAAACAAGCACTCACCACTTTTGGGGCAAGAACTACTTTgccatttgcatttttgttagaCGGTGATGTAGGCAGAAACAAttctgttgaaaaataaaaaaaatcattttctttCGTATTTGACTCGTAATTTTGACTATTCTGAAAAAC
This portion of the Anopheles merus strain MAF unplaced genomic scaffold, AmerM5.1 LNR4001219, whole genome shotgun sequence genome encodes:
- the LOC121603370 gene encoding transcription factor Dp-like translates to QNCIFLNKPLTTISEIVPLEKGVKKIANISKSYSESGNDSPPYLQVSCATAVKSLQSNHSYKDHQQQQHSYSKKTSASQIHTPASRRQKADKAGRGLRHFSMKVCEKVKAKGTTTYNEVANELVAEETQNHNQGVDPGTYDQKNIRRRVYDALNVLMAMKIISKEKKEIRWHGLPTSNTLQECEELEKENEKARRRIEIKQQQLLDLVQQHVALKSLIARNKANEERGLIPNPNSAVQLPFIIVNTDRKSNINCNISNDKSEYSFKFEDSFEIHDDVQILKRIGLSLALEKGHYSETDLKKIKSMVPKAVEKYIDAYGLGSEQDDVDDWEMSSLYNGPDNDDSLSTQDMLAFNDTTNDMLDDEMKFEDDQDD